The nucleotide sequence ATAATGATTATATTAATTATGATTACTGTAGTACTTAATTATATGAGTTTGAAAAATATACAGGGAAATATGGATGAAGCGCTCGACTACAGTGTGGAGCAAATTCGCTCCGTAGACAAAATCCGTTTTAATGTCGCGATGCAAGGAATGTATGTGCGGGCACTTGTTTTTGATGGAAAAGAAGAATCTGCCGAAAGCTTTAAACAGTACAACGAATTGCTGGATCAGGAGATTGAATATTTAAATAAACTAGTATCAAACGGAACGATGAAAGAACTGATGGAACAAGTCGTTAAGAACCGGGATGACTTTAATTACGGTTATCTTGATATGATGGATGCTTTCGAACGGGGAGATCAAATACTCGCAAACGGTTTTATAAATACAAAGCTGCGCGCGGCAAATGACGGAATGTTCGATGCAACAGCTCAGATGGTCGAGTATCAGGAAAATAAGCTCGATGCGATTAATAAAAAAGCTGATGAAGCAATTGCCTTTTCAGTTTTAGTTGCCGGTATCGCTTTAGCAATCAGTGTTCTTATAGGCATACTTGTTATGGTATATATTCGAAAAACAATTATTTCTCCATTAAATGGTATTGTACATGAAGCGAATATTATTGCAGCAGGGGATTTATCGCAACAAGATATTCAAGTGAAGACAAAGGACGAAATTGGCCAGTTAGGCAATGCGTTCAATTCGATGAAAAATAATTTATCGAACCTGATTAAAAATATTCAGGTTAATTCAGAGCAAGTAAATGCGGCAGCACAGGAACTTTCTGCAAGTACTGAAGAAATATCGGCGACGACAGAAGATGTGACGGGGCGCGTAAATTATACAGCTGAAAGAGCACAAATTTCTGCACATGCATCAAATGAAAGTGCCCGTGCAATGGAAGAAACAGCAGCAGGTGTGCAACGAATTGCTGAATCAACGCAAAAATTACTTGGAAATTCAGTTGATGCGACACAGACAGCTAAAGACGGTGGGCAAATTATTTATGATGCCCAACAACAAATGAGTATTATCAGTTCATCAACAAACTCTGTAAATGCTCTAGTGCAAAAACTGGCGCAACAAACAGAAGAAATTAATAATATTTCCCAACTAATCACATCGATTACGGATCAGACGAATTTATTGGCATTAAATGCAGCGATTGAAGCCGCCCGCGCCGGAGAACATGGAAAAGGGTTCGCTGTTGTAGCAGATGAAGTGCGGAAGCTGGCCGAGCAATCGAAATCATCCGCCAACTCAATTGTTAACTTAACACTTGAAATTAAAGCAGATACGGAAAATGTTGAACGTGCCGTATCAGATTCGTTAGTTTCTGTGGAAGACGGCGTGAAGATTATTTCAAATGCCGGGGAATCATTTACAACGATTGTAGATGCAGTGACACAAATGTCGATGCAAATTCAGGAAATTTCAGCTACTTCCGAAGAGCTTTCTGCAAGTGCAGAGCAGGTGACAGCATCGGTTAATGAAATTGCCCTAAGTTCAAATGAATCAAGCGGCAATTTGGAAATGATTGCGGCAGCAGTAGAGGAGCAAACCGCTACAATGCAACAAGTAAATGCAGTAGCCGTATCACTAAGCGACAATGCACAAACACTCCAACAGGAAATTCAGCAGTTTAAGGTATAACTTATTCAGTAAGGTTGAAATCAGTGGAAAACTGATTGGAAAAGTTAATGACTCTTAGTAAGAAACGGATATCTTGTGAAATTGATTGGAATGGAGGGGAGGCGACTCCAGCGGGAATAGCGAAATTTATTTTGCGACGAAAGCGAAGCGTCAGGAGCACTGACGCCTGAGACTTGGAACAAAAGCTAAGAACGCCACGTCCTGTGGCAACGCTTTTGTGACCAACATCCTGTTGGCCTCACGCCCGCGGAAAGCGTCCGACCCGGAATGGAAATCAATTTTAACGTACAGCAAAAAAACGTCATTTTTCTCTTAGAGAAAAATGACGTTTTTTGGATTAGGTCTCTTGTTATGTGTGCTGTAAATCTATAACAAAAAAGCGCTGTGGAGAAGGGCGAATTGCCGGGGGGTGTTCTAATAAAAGCTGATCTGTACTGGTGAAGGCTGTTT is from Solibacillus isronensis and encodes:
- a CDS encoding methyl-accepting chemotaxis protein; its protein translation is MSVGKRLNAALVIMIILIMITVVLNYMSLKNIQGNMDEALDYSVEQIRSVDKIRFNVAMQGMYVRALVFDGKEESAESFKQYNELLDQEIEYLNKLVSNGTMKELMEQVVKNRDDFNYGYLDMMDAFERGDQILANGFINTKLRAANDGMFDATAQMVEYQENKLDAINKKADEAIAFSVLVAGIALAISVLIGILVMVYIRKTIISPLNGIVHEANIIAAGDLSQQDIQVKTKDEIGQLGNAFNSMKNNLSNLIKNIQVNSEQVNAAAQELSASTEEISATTEDVTGRVNYTAERAQISAHASNESARAMEETAAGVQRIAESTQKLLGNSVDATQTAKDGGQIIYDAQQQMSIISSSTNSVNALVQKLAQQTEEINNISQLITSITDQTNLLALNAAIEAARAGEHGKGFAVVADEVRKLAEQSKSSANSIVNLTLEIKADTENVERAVSDSLVSVEDGVKIISNAGESFTTIVDAVTQMSMQIQEISATSEELSASAEQVTASVNEIALSSNESSGNLEMIAAAVEEQTATMQQVNAVAVSLSDNAQTLQQEIQQFKV